The Phragmitibacter flavus genome includes the window CGCCACCTTGCCCAACTCCCAGTTGTCTTTCGCCAGTTCGCGCTCGCCCTGCAACACGCGAATCAACATCGCGTCCTGAAAATTCACTGCATTGGTAAACATCTCACCCGCCTTGCACGGGATCGTCGTGTTGCGCGGAATGATCACATTCATCAATCCACCAAACGTCTCAATTCCCAATGACAACGGTGTCACGTCCAGCAACACCACATTCCTCAGCGCTCCGCTCAAAATGCCCGCCTGAATCACCGCGCCCAGCGCCACGGCCTCATCAGGATTCTGCGAAAGATTCGGCTCCCGCGAAAACCACTGCGCCACCTTCTCACGCACCAGTCTCATTCGCGTCGAACCACCCACCAAAATCACCTCGTCCAAATCCTCCGTCTTCACTCCGGCATCCGACATCGCCCGCAAACAAAAAGCGCGGGTTCGATCAATCAACGGCGTCGCCAGCTTGTTAAAGTCCGCCAGATTAACGATCACCTGATAACTCTTTTCTCCCTCAAAAAACGGCAGATCAACGGTCACCTCATCCTGAACCGACAACCGCTTCTTCGCCTCCTCCGCCGCTGTCATCAATCGCGACTGTTTCGACACCCCTATCATCTCAAATTCTTCATCCGAAACCTTCATCTGTCTCCAGATCCACGCCGCCAATGCGCGGTCCACATCATCCCCACCAAGCCGCGTGTCGCCTGCCGTCGCCAGCACCTGAAACACGCCATCCCGCATTTCCAAAATCGAAACATCAAAGGTGCCGCCACCCAGATCATAAACGGCAATCCGTCGACGCTCCTCCATCTTGTCCAATCCATAAGCCAGCGCCGCCGCTGTCGGTTCGCTGACAATGCGCTCCACCTTCAACCCTGCCAGTTCCCCTGCCTGCTTCGTGGCCTGCCGTTGTGCATCATTAAAATAAGCCGGCACCGTGATCACCGCCCGGTTCACCGTGGTCTCCAACGCCCTTTCGGCGATGCCCTTCAAGTGCTTCAAAATCTCACTCGAGACCTGCACCGCATCCACCCCCAACGCTTTCAAATCATAAGCCGGCTGCCAGCCATCCTGATTCTGATCAACCTCCCCTTCGCGCCTTCCCATAAAACGTTTCACTGAAGTCACCGTCCTCGCAGGTTCCAAAGCCCGCCGCCGCAACGCCGCCGCCCCGACCATCACGTTCCCATCCCCATCATAAAACACCGCCGATGGCGTCAATCGTGAACCCTCCGCATCCGCCAGCAAAATGGGAAACCCACTGTCCACCACCCCCACCAACGAATTCGTCGTCCCAAGGTCAATTCCCAAAATGTAGTCGGTCTCAATTTCGTTCATGCTCACTCCAAGGTCCAACCATCAACCATTAATCCCCTTCAACCAACTTGAATCAATCGACTGACGGCCTTGTGTATCCCCGTGACACAGCTTGCAGCCTGTGGGTGTGACAGGCATTTTGCCTGTCATCCGAGCGTCTCCGTGCCTACATCACACCATAGACTACAAGTTCCGCATCCCTTACTTCTGCGCCGTCTCCTGCTTCGGAGCAGCGGGAGTCACCGGTGCCGACGGAGTCGCCGGTGTCGGTGCTGCTGGTGCCGGAGCCGCCGCGACCGTCGCCCGCATTTTCTGGAACGGCACACTCTCCACCACCGAAACAATCAAATCCTGCAGACGATACTCACCCTCTGCCGCCTTCTCCTTCAACTGCCTGACAAACAGCTTGTCGGGATAATCCAACCCGCGGCCCAGCGAATAAATCAAAAGATTCTCAATCAAGGTCCGCGTGAAGTCATCGCGTTTCAGATCCACCAACAGCTTGCGCAACTCCGCCGCCCCGTTGAACTTCTCCCCCGTCAGCAGCTTGCCCGTCGCATCCACCGCCTCCTTGTTGTCCTGATCGCGCCAGCGTCCGATCGCATCAAAGTTCTCAAACGCGAAACCAAACGGATCAAGGAATGCGTGACAGCTGGAGCAGCTCGGATTCGCACGGTGCGCCTCAAAACGCTGACGCAACGTTCCCTCCACCTTGGCCCCGCGATCCTCGCCAAACTCTGGAATGTTCTGAGGCGCCGGCGGCGGCGGTGTGCCCAGCACGTTCTCCAACAAAAACTGACCCCGCTTCACCGGCGACGTTCTTGTTGGATGCGACGTCAGCGCCAAAATCCCCGCCTGCGTCAACAACCCGCCACGCGGCGTGCCTTTCAACGACACCTTCTGGAACTTGGAACCCTTCACGCCCTCAACGCCATAAAACTTCGCCAGCGTCTCGTTCATGAACGTGTAGTCGCTGTCGAGGATCTCCAAAGCGCTGCGGTTGTCGCGCAGGATGTGATCAAAAAACAACTCCGACTCCTTCTTCATGTCGCGACGCAGACTGCCCTTGTAAAATTCCGGAAAACGCCGCTGATGGGGCGACATCAACTCGATGTCACGCAGCCGCAGCCACTGACCCGCAAAATTTTCCGTCAACGCCCATCCCTTCCAATCACCGATCATGCGCTTGACCTCGGCTTTCAAATTGGCCCGCAGCTGACCCTTGCCCGCCAGCTCCAGCAACTGATCATCAGGCGCACTGCTCCAGATGAAATAAGACAAACGCGATGCCAGCGTGAACTCATTCACCAACGCCGATCCTTTCCCCACGGGTCCCGCCACATCCGGGGCACCATTGAACAAAAACTTCGACGATCCCATCATCGCCTCCAACACCAGGCTGATCGCTTCCTGCCGTGAAGCGCCTTCTTTCTGCGCCATCACGACCAGCCCCATCAGCTTGTTGAGATCCCCCGCTTCAACAGGACGCCGAAACATCTTCAATCCCATGCGGCTGATCCATTCGCGCGCAAACGCAGGCTCAAACACCTGGGCCGTCTCCGAGCCGGTGGGTCCCACGATATACACCTCTTCCAAATAGGCATTGCGATCCTTGCCATTCAGATAAAAATCGTTCACAAAACCTACCACGATGGTGTTTTTGCCTGCCTTCAGTTTTTTCGTCGTGAATGACAGCGTTTGATTCTTGCCATCCGGCTCCGTGATGTCCAGCGTGCGCACCTCATCGCCCACCTTCACCGACAACCGCGCCCGTTCATCCCCAGCCTGGTTCGCATTCGCCACCAACATCACCCGATACTCACCGTCCGACGGCAGCTCAAACTCGCGCTTCACGCTTCCATTGCTGGCGAACACCGCCCGCTTGTTTTGCAAAAACACCCCGCCACCATCAAGCTTCTCAAAGTCGTCACCCTGAATCTCCAGCTGCGCAGGACTAATCTTCTTGCCCTGCATCAGCCACTCCAGAAATGGCGACTGCGCCACCGCCTTCATTTTGATCGGCCCTTCCACATGAGCCGACCTCAGCAACAGGTTGCGATCACGACGATGTTTGTCCGGCGCGTTGTCATCAAAATGATCATTCAAAAACCGCACCGCCAGACTGCGCTTGCCTTTCTCCAAGTTCAAATCAAACGCCACCCGCTCCAGGCTGCCATCAATGTCCTTGCCATCAAACTCCTTCTCCACCTCGCCATTGAACACTTCCTTCCCATCCACCAGCACCGCATACTTCGCGTTTTCATCCCCCGATTTGTTCGACGAAAGCAACAACGTCACCCGATACAAACCCGGCTCTTTGATCTCCGTCGTTCCCACCATTTCGCCATTGCCAAACAGTGCCATCATCCCATAGCGCTCCGAACCACTGCCGCTGCTCACCTTGAACTCATCCCCGCTCAACTCATCCTCAAAACGCCCCGCCGGACGCACCCACACCGCCTCCGCAGCGACCTCGCGCGCCGACCGCAAATACTTCTCCATCAACATCGGTGAAAGGCTCAACACCGACCCAATGTTGTCATAACCATAACCCGTGTCATCCGGCGGAAAATTACGCGCCGGACGTGAGTTCACCTTCAACACATCGCGCACCGTGTTGTTGTATTCCGTGCGATTCATTCGACGCAACGTCACATGCCCTGGATCAGGCTTCGTGGGGTCCACCCAAAACACCTCGTCTTCAATCCACTTCAACACCAGTTTCCGCTCCTCCAATGTCGGCTGATCCTTGTCCTCCGGAGGCATCACATGCGTGCTCATGATCTCCCGCACATGATCCCACATCTTCTTGTCGCTCAGCGCCTCCGCATAATCCTTGTGCCCGTCCATCGCAAAATCGCCCTTGTCCATCCCATCCCCATGGCAGTCGTAACAAAAGGTCTGCAACACCGGCAGCACACTCTTTTCAAACGTCTGGTGACCACGCAGCTCTCCCGCCGCAAACACAGGTTTCACCATCGCCATCCCCACGGAAGACAAACTCACAACAACAAAAGTAACCAGGCGACGCAATTTCATTTCGATTCAATTCAGAAAAGCCGCGGCAGCAACCCATGCGCCACGTCCTCTTATAGGACTACGCGCTTCACCCCCCTGCGGCTTTCCGCAAAATAGGTCGAAATCAGGAATCTGCACCCTGCTTCTTGGATTCCTCCACCCCTTTGCCCTTCCGCGCTGCCTGCCATTCCCGATATTTGCTCAACTCGGTCTCTACCAGCTTCAAACAAAACGCCAGCACTGTCGCATCATCCAGATACCCCAGTCCCGGCACGATGTCCGGAATCGCATCCACCGGATTCAACACATAAAACAAGGCCAGCGCCGCTGCTCCAATCGCCCAATACGGCACCTCACGATAGTTCCCTTGGAAATAATCCTTCACCATCTGCAGCAGCAATATCCCATGCTCCAACAATGCCTTTAGCGCCTTCTGACCCGTTAATTTCTTCTCAATTTCACGTTCCTTGTCCACCACCGTGGAAATCGTGGCATCATGACGCTGATCGGGAGGGGATGATTTTTCAGACATGGCTTAAATTTTCCTTACGATTGCCAAACAGCAAGCATGGCAACAACCTTGGATGATCAAGCTTCAGGAACGTTGCAAAAAAACTTCATCTGTCCTCCTCCCGTCGCATCTCCCATGTCCAGCAGCCTAAATCTTGAAATCGACGCCCAATCCTGGCCCCTTCAATCTGGCGACATCATTGGCCGGTTCGGCACCGTCGCCCTTGATGCCCTCAAAACCTGCGACGTGCTCTCCCGCCATCATCTTCGCGTCGATCTCGTCCAAAACCTCTGGCACCTCACCGTCCTCCCCAACGTCCGCAACGCCACCCGGCTCAACGGCAAACTCCTCACGCCCGAAGAATCGGTGCCCCTCACCGCCATCAACGACCTCACCATCCACACCCTTCACCTGCGCCTTCGTCAAACCTTTCAAGAATCCTCCCCCAACACCCTTACCAATCACCCGGTCGCCCTGCTCACCATCGACCCGCTGCTCCAGATCCAGCTCCTCAACCCCAGCGCCCAAACCCTCCTCGGCACCACCCTCACCATCGGCAGCAACCTCGCCAGCTTCATCGATCCGCAAAGCATCATCCGACTCCGCCTCGCCCTCGACCAATTGCAAAACCAACAAACCACCAGCATCGACCTCCAATCCCCGCCGCCCCGCGAACTCCATCTCCGCACCCTCCTCCGACGCGACAACGCCACCAACACCTTCCTCCTCGCCCTCCACGACATCACCGACGAACACCAGCAAAACCTCCATCTTCAAACCAGCCTCAAGGCTCACACCACCCATCTCCACCAGCTCAGCGCGTTGCTCTCCTCCCCCGCCCTGCACACCGGCGACCTGCCCGTCATTCTCCCCCTCATCGCCCAATACACCGCCGACCTGCTACCTGAAACCCACGTCGCCCTCTCCATTCTCCAATCCGACCAATCCCTTCACCCCGCCGCCATCGCCGGCACCGTCTACCAACACGCCACTCCCCATTTCTCCAAAACCCACCCCGGCGGCGAAATCCAACTCACCCGCCCGCCCCACGCGCTCTGGACTGACTTCGACGAACAAACCGCCCACCTCAGCTTCCACCTTTTCTCCCTCGCCCTCGACAACGCCCGCCGCGCCCAGGACCTCGAACGCCTCCAACTCCACGAAGACTCCCTCAAAGTCGAATTCGCCCAGGCCACCCGCTACCTTTCCCGACTCCTTCCCGCCCCCGTGACCACTGGACCTGTTCACCTCCACTGGCAATACCAGCCCAGCGGCGGACTCGGCGGTGATGTCTTCGGTTACGACTGGCTCGATCACGACCACCTCTATCTTTTTGTCGTCGACGTCGCCGGTCACGGCATCGGAGCCGCCCTCCTCGCCGTCTCACTCATCAACCACCTCCGCCTCAGCATCGAGCGCAAAGAACCCTGGCTTCGCGACCCCGCCGACTGGCTCACCCACCTCAACCAAACCTTTCCCATGGAAAAACACGGTGGACTCACCTGGACCCTGTGGTGCGGCATCTACAACACCACCAAAAAGGAGCTTCACTACTCCAGCGGCGGTCATCCACCCGCCATCCTCCTTGATCGCGGCCAGGTCAAAGAACTCACCACCAACGGACCCGTCCTCGGAGCTCTTGCCGACATCACCTTCCAGTCCGCCAAAACCAAAGTCCATCCCGGAGCCAAACTCTTCCTCTACACCGATGGCGTTTTCGAGTTCCCCCTCGCCGACGGCACCACCGGCACCAGCGCCAGTTTTGTGAGCACCGTCGCCGGCACCGCCAACATGACCAGCGGCGAATGCGACTTCCTCCACCATCACGCCGCCGCCCTCTGCGGCAGCAGCGAATTCCCCGACGACTTCACCCTCCTCTGCGCCAAATTCACCTGATCGACTTCCTCAAGTCGAAGCCGCAAAGCCTGCACCGAAACCCTGGAACTCCAAAGATTTTGCAGCTCCTCAACACCACCGCTCCACGATCGATTGATTTGGGTAATTTTGAATCAGGCCTTTCGGAACATGCATCCAATCGTCAAGAGCGCATAAGCTCCGACGACCAGCCAGAAGCTGTATTGGCTCAGATATTTGACCGACTCAAAATGACCGATCAGTCCCAGCACCGCTAGGATCAATGACACGACAAACAACTTCTGGGTGGGGGCGCTTAATTTCATAAGGGTTTTTTACGGAGAAGGGATGCAACAACTCCGCTTCTCCCTTCGCCATCCAATCGTGCAACGTCAAACGTTCAATTGCCAAATCCAGACGATTCACCAACATTCATGCTCGCGACGAATCTCTTAGCGTCTTATCGCCGTCGACCAATTCACCAACAATTCATACCGACTTCATCCAACTTTCACCCACCCGGGCTCCCTCTCTCTCATGTCCATCCTCTCCCGTCCCCTCTCTTGGTTCCTCGCCGTCGTCGTCTGGTATGCCGCCCTGCTCTACCTCTCCTCCCAATCCCAACTCGAGGCCCCCGTCCCCGAATTCATGCATCGCGACAAAGTCATGCACCTGACCTACTTCGCTCTCGGCGGCATCTGTCTCTATCTCGCCCTACGATTTTCGCGACCCCACTTTACCCACGCCCGAATCTCCCTATTCGTCATCCTATTCTGCGCCAGCATCGGAGCCCTCGATGAATTCCGTCAATCCTTCACCCCCAACCGCAGCGGCAACGATCTCGGCGACTGGATCGCCGACACCCTCGGAGGCGTGGTCGCCTGTTTCGTCAGCCCCTATCTCCTCCCCCTCATCAAAAAACTCAGCCGATAATTTTCAGCCTTCATCCCTCATCCTTCATCCTTTTGTAACATGTCCGCCGCTGACCGTATCCTTCAACTCCGCCGCGAAATCGAGCACCACAACCAGCTCTATTACCAGCAGGCCCAGCCCGAGATCACCGACCAGCAATACGACACCCTCCTCCGCGAACTCCAGGATCTCGAACTCGCCCACCCCGACCTGCTCACCCCCGACTCCCCCACCCAGCGCGTCGGCGGTGCCCCGCTCCAGGGTTTCACGCAAATCACGCACCCCGTGCGCATGATGAGCCTCGACAACACCTACTCCGAAGCCGAACTGCGCGACTTCTACAACCGCCTCCAAAAATCCCTCGGACGCGAACACATTCGCTGCCTCGTCGAAGCCAAAATCGACGGGGTCGCCGTCGCCGTGCGCTATGAAAATGGTCTCCTCAACTACGCCGCCACCCGCGGTGATGGCACTGTGGGCGACAACATCACCGCCAACATGAAAACCATCCGCGGCCTCCCCCTGCGCATTCCCGCTGATGGACCCCAAACCTTCGAAGTCCGCGGCGAAGTCTACATGACCCGCACCGTCTTCGACAAGATCAACCAGGAACGCGAAGAGGCCGGTGAACCCCTCTACGCCAACCCCCGCAACACCACCGCCGGCACCCTCAAACAACTCGACTCCCGCCAGGTTGCCAAACGCCCGTTGCACGTGCTCTTCTACGGCCTCGGCGACCCCGGCGACACCCAGCTCAACACCCAAAGCGAGATCCACCAACTCCTCGACCACTCCAAACTCCCCCGCTCCCCGCTCCTCTGGCCATGCGACACCTTCGAACAAGTCCTCGAAGCCACCCACGCCATCGACGCCCAACGCAAATCCCTCCCCTACGACACCGATGGTGCCGTCATCAAGGTCGACAGCTTCGCGGAACAACGCGAACTCGGTGCCACCAGCAAAGCGCCCCGCTGGGCCATTGCCTACAAATTTCAGGCCGAACAAGCCGAAACCCGACTCCTTGCCGTCGACATCCAGGTCGGTCGCACCGGTGCCCTCACCCCCGTCGCCCGCCTCACCCCCGTCCTGCTCAGCGGCTCAACTGTCTCCAACGCCACCCTTCACAACTACGAGGAAATTCAGCGCAAAGACATCCGCATCGGCGACCTCGTCACCATCGAAAAAGCCGGCGAAATCATCCCCGCCGTCATCTCCGTCAACACCACCGCGCGAACCGGCAACGAAACCCCCGTCCCTGTCCCGACCACCTGCCCCGTCTGTAACACCCCCGCCGTCAAAGACCCCGTCCAGGTCGCCATCCGCTGCCCCAATCCCAACTGCCCTGAACAGGTCAAACGCCGGCTCGAACACTTCACCCAACGCGGTGCCATGGACATCCGCAGCCTCGGCGAAAAGAACATCGCCCAACTCGTCGACCTCAACCTCATCCGCACCCCTGCCGACATCTACGACCTCAACGAACTCTCCCTTGCCCGCATGGAACGGCAGGGCACCAAAAGCATCGATAACCTCATCAAAGGCATCGCCGAAAGCAAAACCCAGCCTCCCTGGCGCCTGCTCTTCGGCCTCGGCATCCTCCACGTCGGAGCCTCCAGCGCCCGCAGCCTCCTCGATCACTTCGACAGCATCGACAAACTCTCGACTACCTCCATCGAAGACCTCTTAAAAGTCAGCGACATCGGCACCATCGTCGCCCAGAGCATCCACACCTGGTTCAACGACGAAGCCAATCAGCAACTCATCACCCGCCTGCGCGATTCCGGTCTCAACTTCACCAACCCCCAAACCGAACAAGCCTCCGACCGCTTCGCCGGCACCACCTGGGTCATCACCGGCACCCTCAGTCAACCGAGAGAAACCATCGCCGAAATCATCCGCAGTCACGGCGGCAAAGTCAGCGGCAGCGTCAGCGCCAAAACCACCTATCTCCTCGCCGGAGAAGAAGCCGGCAGCAAACTCGACAAAGCCAAAAAACTCGGCGTCAAAACCCTCACCGAGCCCGAGTTCACCGACCTCCTAAACTCCCCCCGCTAACGATTCGTCCCCCACCATGGAGTGCCGACGTGTCGTCGGCAAAAACCCAAAATCGGACCACCGACGTTCCGTCGGTCTCAACCCACCACCAAGTCACAATCCGCCCAACGCACCCTCTCCCGCCGCTCCCCAAGTCGGACCACCGACGTGCCGTCGGTTTCGCCCCCTCTCACCCCCATCAAGGCAGCGCACCCACCTCACGCAGCACCGCCCGCGTGATCCCCTCCCGCTTCGGCAAATCCTCCATCCGCCCCGGCGTGTCGATATTCAGCGCAAAAAACCCCGGCCCCGTTGGCCACTCCACCCATCCCACCCCCCCCCCAATCTCCCCGCTCCAGCCTGTCTTCGCCCGCAAGATCCAATCCCTCCCCGCCTCCACAATCATCACATCCTTCACCAACCGCTGATGCTCCACCTTGAACGGCAACTCATTCCGATAAAGCCGCTTCAAAAACGCCACCTGCTCCACCGCTGAAATCGCCAAATCCCCCTCCACCCAAAACGGCTTCATTCCCGTCACCTCCTCATTCCCATAACCCACCTTCTTCAAATACTCTATCTCCGCCTCATCCCCAATCTCCCGCGCAAATTTCTCATAAACCCAAACCACCGAATTCCGCATCGACGAACGCAAATCCTGATCCCGGTTCCAGGTTTCAATCGGCCTCTGCTCTCCATCCCATTCAAAGACCTGAAACTCATCCCGCACCACTCCCGCGTCCAACGCAAACAACGTATGCGGAATCTTGAACGTTGAAGCCGGCGTCAACCGCTTCTTCGCCCTCTCCCCATCATAAACTCCCGACGCTCCTCCACCTTCCCCCCGTTCATCCAACACCACCACCGTCCCCTCCGCTTTCGCTTCCTCAAAAAAACGCCCCCACTCCGCCCGCTCCACCAGCGCATCCTCCGCCCAGCCTGAACTGCAAACAAAAACAAAGACACCAAAGCTCCACCACGGATTTCTCATCCCATTGGTTCTACACCCACCCGGCCTCCAAGATCGATCAAAAAATTTGAATCGCCAATCATCCATCACCAACTAAGCGACACGCTCCCAACGAAACTTGCGATCTTTCTCTTCTATCGGCTGATCATTGATGCTCGCAAACCTCCGCGCCATGTAACCATTCTCATCAAACTCCCAGTTTCATTGCCATGACTGCGCCACCACTGGTCGCTGTCATCATGCCATTCATATTCAAATCGCACCGCAATGCGATTCCCCGTGAAAGCCCACAGCGTTTTCTTCAAACGATAGTCCTGTTCCCTCTCCCATTTGCGCGTCAGAAACTCGACCACCTCAGCCCGACCACGAAGAAAGTGGGATCGGTTGCGCCACTCCGTATCCTCCGTGTAGGCAAGCGAGACCCGTTGCGGATCACGACTGTTCCAGGCATCCTCCGCAGCTTGAACTTTTTTAATGGCGGTTTCTTCAGTAAAAGGAGGGAGTGGTGGGCGCGGGTTCATGATTCGGATTGATAGGTTTTCAGTTGAGCTTCCAGTTCCGCAATGCGGTTTTTCAATGGCACGATGGCCGTTTCAATCTCAGCAGGCGTAAATCGCGGCGTGATGAACTTCGGACAGTTCCAGTCATAAGACAAAACATCGATCACCATGATCCGCTCAACCTTCGCCGCATGACCTCCCGGCGGAGCAATGCGCTCCACCAAGTCGGGATGTTCACGCGCATCCAACACCTTCGCATGACCAAGAATCTTCAGCCGTTCCCGCGCAGGATAATCCATCAGAAACAAACTCACCCGATCATTCACCGCAAGACTGCCAACGCTGATCATCTGCCGGTTGCCCCCATGATCCGCAAACATCAGTTCATTCTCTCCGGTAACCTTCAAAAACCCCTTCCGTCCACCGCGATGTTGCAAATAAGGCCAGCCGTTTTCCGTGATGGTTGCCATGTAAAAGGAGTCGCGATCTTCAATAAACGCCACCTCCGATGCGGTCAGCGCATCGACCTTTGGAGCCCCTTCAAAGTCGGGATAAGTGCGACCATAATAATGACGCTCCGCTTCCAGAACCGCAGGCGTCAGCACCGTATGCATGTATCGATCAGCCATGGCAAAATTAGTTATAAGTTACAAACCCATCATGCCCCCTCACCAACCTCACGGGTAATGCTGCTTTCCTGTTGCGGTTATGCACCACCAACATAACCTCCCGCCTCATGATTGACCTCATCCGCGCATTGCTGGTTGTGATCGAAGAAGGAAGCATCAATCGCGCCGCCCTTCGCCTGCGCCTGTCCCAGCCCGCCCTCAGTCGGCAGATGAAAGCGCTTGAGGAACAAATCGGCGGCCGCTTGCTGGAACGTGAAACCGGTGGCGTCAAACCCACCAACCTTTGCCACACGCTGATGAAATCCATGCGTCCCCTGATGGAAGCGTATGACCTCAACCTCGCCAACCTGCGCCGTCAGGCCCGCGGCGAACGATCGGAACTGCGCGTGGGATATCTCATCTCCGCCGCTCAAAGCATCCTCACCCCGGCACTCACCCGATTGCGCAAAGCCCATCCCGACGTCAAACTTTTGCTGCACGACCTCTCGCCACGCGAACAAATCGATGGACTTCGTGCTGGTGAACTCGACCTCGCCCTCATCGGCCAGGAAGGCAGTGTCGCCGCCAGCGAATTTCACAGCACCAAACTCGGCTCATTCCGGGTCTGCGCCGCTCTTTCCGACAGCGATCCCCTCGCCTCAAAAACCAGGATCACCCTCAAAGACCTGAAAGGACGCGACTTCATCGGCATTGATGAACACCACATGCCGGGTCGCAACCGCTGGCTCACCTCCCTCTGCCGCACCGCCGGATTCAAACCCCGCTTCGCCGCCATCGTCGATGGCATCACCAACGTCCTCTCCCTAGTCGTGTCCGAATCCGCCGTCACCCTGCTGCCCGACTACTTCCTTCAGTTCCAACACCCGGGCGTCACGTTCGTGCCCATCAGCGATGAACAGGCACGCTGGGACTTCATCGTCCTCACCCAACGTGGCCGCACCTCCACCGCTGCCAGAACCTTGCTAGAGGCGCTCAAACAAGTCGTCGCCAAAGACAAATGATCGACGCCAACTCTCGACTGCCATCATAAAAAAACCTTGGCATCCCCCGCCTGCCCGATAGGCTCTCACTCTCTCTCCGCCCAACACCCTTTCGATCCCGTCATGAAAAATCTCAAACAACGCATCAAAGCCGGCGAAACCGTCAACGGCTGCTGGCTTAACCTCGGCTCCCCGCTCACCGCCGAAATCGTCGGCCTCGCCGGCTTCGACTGGGTGCTCATCGACCTCGAACACGGTGCCGGTGGCGAAACCGACATCGCCGCCCAGCTCCAGGCCCTCCAGCACACCCCCACCACCCCCATCGTCCGCGTTGAAAGCGCCGCCAGTCAGCGCATCCACCGTGTCCTCGACATGGGAGCCCAGGGGATCATGTGCCCCAAGGTCAACAATGCCGCCGAAGCTCAAACCGTCGCCAGCGGCATGCACTACCCACCCCACGGCACCCGCGGCGTCGCCAAAATGGTGCGTGCCACCGCCTTTGGACGCGACTTTGCCGACTACTACCGCGACGCCCGCGAAAACCTCCTCGGCGTCATCCAAATCGAAACCATCGAAGCTCTCAGCCACCTCGATGAAATCGCCGCCCTCGACGGCGTCGACGTCCTCTTCATCGGCCCCGCCGACCTCACCATGGAGCTCGGCATCTTCGGCCAGTTCGACCACCCCAAATTTCTCGAAGCCGTCCACGCCATCGTCAAAGCCGCCAACAACGCCAACAAAGCCACCGGCATCCTCTTCTTCAATCCCGACGACTACCAAAAATACCACAACCTCGGCATCCGCATGATCGCCTGCGGAGCCGACGCCACCTTCGTCGCCGACAGCGCCCGCACCATGGCCGCCAAGCTCCAGTCCGCTCGCGACGTGCCTCAATCGTAAATCAAAGCCGCCATGCCTCCCTTCCTCGCCGACCCCATCGTCATCATCATCTGCGGCGTCATCCTCGTCGTCGGCGGCATCATCTGGCTGCGCCTCCATCCCTTCCTCGCCCTCCTCCTTGGCGCGTTCGCCGTCGCCATGATGACGCCCGCTGCGGCCATCGAACAGTTCGCGATCGACCGCGGCATGTCCGCCCAGGCCGCTGCTCAAATGGCCGACCGCCATGTCGGCGAACGCATCGCCGAAGCCTTCGGCAAAACCGTCGGCA containing:
- a CDS encoding Hsp70 family protein, encoding MNEIETDYILGIDLGTTNSLVGVVDSGFPILLADAEGSRLTPSAVFYDGDGNVMVGAAALRRRALEPARTVTSVKRFMGRREGEVDQNQDGWQPAYDLKALGVDAVQVSSEILKHLKGIAERALETTVNRAVITVPAYFNDAQRQATKQAGELAGLKVERIVSEPTAAALAYGLDKMEERRRIAVYDLGGGTFDVSILEMRDGVFQVLATAGDTRLGGDDVDRALAAWIWRQMKVSDEEFEMIGVSKQSRLMTAAEEAKKRLSVQDEVTVDLPFFEGEKSYQVIVNLADFNKLATPLIDRTRAFCLRAMSDAGVKTEDLDEVILVGGSTRMRLVREKVAQWFSREPNLSQNPDEAVALGAVIQAGILSGALRNVVLLDVTPLSLGIETFGGLMNVIIPRNTTIPCKAGEMFTNAVNFQDAMLIRVLQGERELAKDNWELGKVAVPFPPGPKGSARVGVQFALDANGILQVLARDTATQTDTVLEIQSAAVDVDDAQVEKMISESVDHAFEDMNERVWTEARLKAEELLGAVEEALGLCEGMVEADEVEGIRQCAANVEAVLKSGVHDARVLKQANQELDDATQTLAVMLVERAMEEAIERKLS
- a CDS encoding YkvA family protein; protein product: MSEKSSPPDQRHDATISTVVDKEREIEKKLTGQKALKALLEHGILLLQMVKDYFQGNYREVPYWAIGAAALALFYVLNPVDAIPDIVPGLGYLDDATVLAFCLKLVETELSKYREWQAARKGKGVEESKKQGADS
- a CDS encoding DUF1592 domain-containing protein — translated: MSLSSVGMAMVKPVFAAGELRGHQTFEKSVLPVLQTFCYDCHGDGMDKGDFAMDGHKDYAEALSDKKMWDHVREIMSTHVMPPEDKDQPTLEERKLVLKWIEDEVFWVDPTKPDPGHVTLRRMNRTEYNNTVRDVLKVNSRPARNFPPDDTGYGYDNIGSVLSLSPMLMEKYLRSAREVAAEAVWVRPAGRFEDELSGDEFKVSSGSGSERYGMMALFGNGEMVGTTEIKEPGLYRVTLLLSSNKSGDENAKYAVLVDGKEVFNGEVEKEFDGKDIDGSLERVAFDLNLEKGKRSLAVRFLNDHFDDNAPDKHRRDRNLLLRSAHVEGPIKMKAVAQSPFLEWLMQGKKISPAQLEIQGDDFEKLDGGGVFLQNKRAVFASNGSVKREFELPSDGEYRVMLVANANQAGDERARLSVKVGDEVRTLDITEPDGKNQTLSFTTKKLKAGKNTIVVGFVNDFYLNGKDRNAYLEEVYIVGPTGSETAQVFEPAFAREWISRMGLKMFRRPVEAGDLNKLMGLVVMAQKEGASRQEAISLVLEAMMGSSKFLFNGAPDVAGPVGKGSALVNEFTLASRLSYFIWSSAPDDQLLELAGKGQLRANLKAEVKRMIGDWKGWALTENFAGQWLRLRDIELMSPHQRRFPEFYKGSLRRDMKKESELFFDHILRDNRSALEILDSDYTFMNETLAKFYGVEGVKGSKFQKVSLKGTPRGGLLTQAGILALTSHPTRTSPVKRGQFLLENVLGTPPPPAPQNIPEFGEDRGAKVEGTLRQRFEAHRANPSCSSCHAFLDPFGFAFENFDAIGRWRDQDNKEAVDATGKLLTGEKFNGAAELRKLLVDLKRDDFTRTLIENLLIYSLGRGLDYPDKLFVRQLKEKAAEGEYRLQDLIVSVVESVPFQKMRATVAAAPAPAAPTPATPSAPVTPAAPKQETAQK